A part of Miscanthus floridulus cultivar M001 chromosome 6, ASM1932011v1, whole genome shotgun sequence genomic DNA contains:
- the LOC136459247 gene encoding UDP-glycosyltransferase 87A2-like, with protein sequence MAAAAGETRGCGCHIVAVPFPGRGHVNAMMNLSRFLAARGAAVTCVVTEEWLDLIRSSSTAAAEPAGIRIRTIPNVIPSEHGRAANHSGFLDAVATEMEAPFERLLDGLEGPPPAALVADAYVPWVLGVGNRRGVPVWSLFPMSAAFFYAYCHFDRLPAWLTDYEHALDSGETIGNSDQRLGHYIAGHASSSIRLSDLEPLIHDKRKVKHILATISSVRNAQCLLFTTMYELEASVIHSLRSALSCPVYPIGPCIPYMALEDQHTMSNGEVASQGDYFTWLDSQPVNSVLYVSLGSFVSVSASQLEEIALGLVASEVKFLWILREQSPRVQELFAGIDNGMILPWCEQLKVLCHRSVGAFLTHCGMNSTLEGVFAGVPMLALPLFFDQPINGRLIVEDWKVGLNFRDWASKDGLIGREDIARAVKKLMSSDETETKALRKRALELKEASRRAVHKGGSSYCNLSSLMETVCTPK encoded by the exons ATGGCCGCCGCCGCGGGCGAGACCCGCGGCTGCGGCTGCCACATCGTGGCGGTGCCGTTCCCGGGCCGCGGCCACGTCAACGCCATGATGAACCTGAGTCGCTTCCTCGCCGCCCGGGGCGCGGCGGTCACCTGCGTCGTCACCGAGGAGTGGCTCGACCTTATccgctcctcctccaccgccgccgccgaaccGGCCGGCATCCGCATCCGCACCATCCCCAACGTCATCCCTTCCGAGCACGGCCGCGCCGCCAACCACTCGGGCTTCCTCGACGCCGTCGCCACAGAGATGGAGGCGCCCTTCGAGCGCCTTCTCGACGGGCTCGAGGGCCCGCCGCCCGCGGCGCTCGTGGCGGACGCCTACGTTCCCTGGGTCCTCGGCGTCGGCAACCGGAGGGGCGTCCCCGTCTGGTCGCTCTTCCCCATGTCCGCCGCCTTTTTCTATGCCTACTGCCACTTCGACCGCCTCCCGGCCTGGCTTACCGACTATGAGCACGCGCTGGACTCCGGTGAGACTATAG GTAACTCTGATCAGAGACTTGGGCACTATATCGCTGGACACGCTTCAAGTTCAATAAGGTTGTCAGATCTTGAGCCCTTAATTCACGACAAGAGAAAAGTGAAGCATATCCTAGCAACCATCTCTAGCGTTAGAAATGCTCAGTGTCTCCTTTTCACCACCATGTATGAGCTTGAGGCCAGTGTCATCCACTCGCTAAGATCAGCACTCTCTTGTCCAGTGTACCCAATCGGCCCCTGCATTCCCTACATGGCGCTTGAAGACCAGCATACCATGTCCAACGGCGAAGTTGCCAGCCAAGGAGACTATTTCACCTGGTTGGATTCTCAACCTGTGAACTCAGTTTTGTACGTCTCCCTTGGCAGCTTTGTCTCAGTCTCAGCCTCTCAGCTTGAAGAGATCGCATTGGGCCTAGTAGCCAGTGAGGTCAAGTTCTTGTGGATTCTTCGTGAACAATCCCCTCGGGTGCAAGAACTCTTCGCTGGCATCGATAATGGGATGATACTGCCATGGTGTGAGCAGCTTAAGGTTTTGTGCCATCGTTCAGTTGGGGCCTTCTTGACCCATTGCGGGATGAACTCGACACTTGAAGGCGTCTTTGCTGGTGTGCCTATGCTTGCCTTACCACTGTTTTTTGATCAACCGATTAATGGACGATTAATTGTGGAAGATTGGAAGGTTGGCCTGAACTTTAGGGATTGGGCTAGCAAGGATGGTCTGATCGGGAGAGAGGATATTGCACGGGCTGTGAAGAAGCTGATGTCTTCTGATGAAACTGAGACAAAGGCGCTGAGGAAACGTGCTCTCGAGTTGAAGGAGGCTTCTCGCAGAGCAGTCCACAAGGGTGGATCTTCATACTGCAATCTGAGTTCATTGATGGAGACGGTATGCACTCCAAAGTAA
- the LOC136456714 gene encoding UDP-glycosyltransferase 87A2-like, which yields MATAAAARHVVAVPYPGRGHINPMLVVCRLLAATDASISVTVVVTEEWHALLAAAGVPDTLPDRVRLATIPNVIPSERDRGADFAGFVEAVQVKMVEPVERLLDRLTLEQKPDAIVADTFLIWGVAAGAARGIPVCSLWTQPATFFLALWHLDRWPPADGDQGEEGLSCKSLDQYFPFPALSSVKCSDVKNFRSMVLPMKRCAQVFSNVRKAQCVLFTSFYELETGAINGTRQVVPYPIYTVGPSIPYMPLKGDSDKLHHENYFDWLDAQPRNSVLYVSFGSYVSMPSSQLEEVALGLHESTVRFFWVARDRATTTTLQQISGDKGLVVPWCDQLKVLCHPSIGGFLSHCGWNSTLEAVFAGVPMLAFPLFWDQLVIGHLVADEWKIGINLREQRREDGFVSRAAISDAVTKLMDLSDDDSLEMRRSAAELRDASHSAIQEGGSSRCSLNNFVRDIIEGRLNVAETSQ from the exons ATGGCCACAGCTGCGGCAGCTCGGCACGTGGTCGCGGTGCCATACCCCGGCCGTGGTCACATCAACCCCATGCTCGTCGTGTGCCGCCTGCTCGCCGCCACGGACGCCTCCATCAGCGTCACCGTCGTCGTCACGGAGGAGTGGCACGCGCTGCTGGCCGCCGCGGGGGTGCCCGACACGCTCCCCGACCGCGTCCGCCTCGCCACCATCCCCAACGTCATCCCCTCCGAGCGGGACCGCGGCGCCGACTTCGCAGGCTTCGTCGAGGCCGTGCAGGTCAAGATGGTGGAGCCCGTCGAGCGGCTGCTGGACCGCCTGACGCTGGAGCAGAAGCCGGACGCCATCGTGGCCGACACCTTCCTGATTTGGGGCGTAGCGGCCGGAGCTGCGCGGGGCATACCGGTGTGCTCGCTGTGGACGCAGCCGGCCACGTTCTTCTTGGCGCTCTGGCACCTGGACCGATGGCCGCCGGCGGATGGTGATCAAGGGGAAGAAG GCCTCAGCTGCAAGTCCTTGGATCAATATTTCCCATTCCCAGCCCTCTCGTCAGTAAAATGTTCTGATGTCAAGAACTTCCGCTCAATGGTGCTGCCAATGAAACGATGCGCACAAGTGTTCTCCAACGTGCGCAAGGCACAGTGTGTCCTCTTCACCTCCTTCTATGAGCTTGAAACCGGTGCCATCAATGGAACAAGGCAAGTGGTTCCTTACCCCATATATACAGTTGGTCCCTCAATTCCATATATGCCACTGAAGGGTGATTCAGACAAGCTTCACCATGAGAACTACTTTGATTGGCTGGATGCCCAACCAAGAAACTCGGTATTGTACGTATCATTTGGCAGCTATGTTTCGATGCCTTCGTCTCAGTTGGAAGAGGTTGCCTTGGGGCTGCATGAAAGCACAGTTAGGTTCTTCTGGGTGGCCCGGGACAGAGCTACCACTACCACCCTCCAGCAGATCTCTGGTGACAAGGGTTTGGTGGTGCCATGGTGTGACCAGCTGAAGGTCCTGTGCCACCCCTCCATCGGTGGCTTCCTGAGCCATTGTGGATGGAACTCGACCCTGGAGGCCGTGTTCGCTGGAGTGCCTATGCTTGCTTTTCCCCTTTTTTGGGATCAGTTGGTGATTGGTCATCTCGTTGCCGATGAATGGAAGATTGGCATCAACTTGAGGGAACAGAGAAGGGAGGATGGTTTTGTCAGCAGGGCCGCAATCTCTGATGCTGTAACAAAGCTTATGGATTTGAGTGATGATGATAGCCTAGAGATGAGAAGAAGCGCTGCAGAATTGAGAGATGCTTCACACAGCGCAATTCAGGAAGGTGGATCTTCACGTTGTTCTTTGAACAATTTCGTTAGAGATATCATCGAAGGAAGACTGAATGTTGCAGAAACTTCGCAGTAG